In the Paenibacillus pabuli genome, one interval contains:
- a CDS encoding glycine betaine ABC transporter substrate-binding protein produces the protein MIPKIPLASWIEAIVDWMSSSLSGLFNVISVVIQEVVGFFSGLFMLPHPLLFIAILGVLAFLLGRLPLTLFTVIGFLLVDNLGYWAQSMDTLGLVITSGLISILLGVPVGIWLAYSKTAARIITPLLDFMQTMPAFVYLLPAVTFFSLGVVPGVIASVIFAIPPTIRLTHLGIKQVSGELVEAADAFGSTSMQKLFKVQLPLALPTVMSGINQTIMLSLSMVVIASMIGAQGIGAEVYRAVTQLQIGKGFEAGLAVVVLAIVLDRFTQNLFMPGRKKTSRVSSKQKAWIAAAAALVVLVAGFSQYFTGSSTSAGGNNSAANAVGEEVNYQIIGIDPGAGIMKSAAKAIDDYNLSDWTLIEGSGAAMTATLDKALKAEEPIIITGWTPHWMFNKYDLKYLEDPQKSFGDAEEIHTIGRKGLKEDHPVAYEFLSRFEWSSEDMGEMMIAIQDGTSPEQAAVDYAEKHADQINEWTKGLTPVNGDAFKLSYVAWDSEIASTNLLKYVMENKLGYKVNALQVEAGPMWTGVASGDVDASPAAWLPLTHADYWERYKDQVEDLGANMTGVRTGLVVPSYMTDVNSIEDLETGAASSAPTANAKVGDEVNHQIIGIDPGAGIMKSTANAIEHYGLSNWNLVEGSGAAMTATLDKAFKNEEPIIITGWTPHWMFNQYDLKYLDDPDKVYGDAEEIHTIARKGLKEDQPVAYEFLSRFQWTSEEMGEMMIAIQGGTSPEQAAKDYAEKHADQISEWTKGLTPVSGKTLRLGYVAWDSEIASTNLLKYVLETELGYTVNALQVEAGPMWTGVATGDVDASPAAWLPLTHADYWDKYKDQIDDLGANMTGVKTGLVVPAYMDIQSINDLKDN, from the coding sequence ATGATTCCCAAAATACCACTAGCGTCGTGGATTGAAGCCATCGTTGACTGGATGAGCTCCTCGCTCTCCGGATTGTTTAACGTCATTTCTGTTGTTATTCAGGAGGTTGTCGGATTTTTCTCAGGGCTGTTCATGCTCCCCCATCCACTCCTGTTTATTGCGATACTTGGTGTACTCGCGTTTCTTCTTGGCCGGTTGCCACTTACGCTATTTACGGTGATCGGGTTCTTGCTCGTAGATAACCTGGGATATTGGGCCCAATCCATGGATACACTCGGCCTGGTTATCACATCAGGATTGATCTCGATCCTGCTTGGTGTACCGGTCGGAATATGGCTGGCTTACAGCAAAACCGCAGCACGCATTATTACGCCTTTGCTTGATTTCATGCAGACGATGCCTGCCTTTGTGTATTTGCTGCCAGCTGTAACCTTCTTTAGTCTTGGTGTCGTTCCGGGTGTTATCGCATCGGTTATCTTCGCGATTCCGCCAACCATTCGTCTGACCCATCTGGGTATTAAACAGGTTTCTGGCGAACTGGTTGAAGCGGCCGATGCATTTGGTTCGACTTCCATGCAAAAACTGTTCAAAGTACAGCTTCCTCTCGCCTTGCCTACCGTGATGTCGGGTATCAACCAAACCATTATGCTGTCGCTGTCCATGGTTGTCATTGCATCCATGATCGGTGCACAGGGTATTGGTGCGGAAGTATATCGTGCGGTAACGCAGCTTCAGATCGGTAAAGGTTTTGAAGCGGGTCTGGCTGTCGTGGTACTCGCGATTGTACTCGACCGTTTCACGCAAAACCTGTTTATGCCAGGTCGTAAAAAGACCTCCCGCGTATCTTCCAAACAGAAAGCGTGGATTGCTGCAGCAGCTGCACTCGTTGTACTCGTTGCCGGATTCTCTCAATACTTCACTGGCAGCAGTACTTCTGCCGGCGGCAACAACTCCGCAGCAAATGCTGTAGGCGAAGAAGTCAATTATCAGATCATTGGTATTGACCCAGGTGCAGGGATCATGAAATCTGCTGCCAAAGCCATTGATGATTATAATCTGTCTGACTGGACTCTGATCGAAGGATCTGGTGCAGCCATGACAGCCACATTGGACAAAGCACTTAAAGCGGAAGAACCAATTATTATTACAGGCTGGACTCCGCACTGGATGTTCAACAAATATGATCTGAAATATCTGGAAGATCCTCAGAAATCCTTCGGTGATGCCGAAGAGATTCATACCATTGGACGTAAAGGTTTGAAGGAAGATCATCCTGTAGCTTATGAGTTCCTGTCCCGCTTCGAGTGGTCTTCGGAAGATATGGGCGAAATGATGATTGCCATTCAGGATGGTACGTCTCCTGAACAAGCTGCCGTAGACTACGCTGAGAAACATGCGGATCAGATTAACGAATGGACCAAAGGTCTGACTCCTGTTAACGGCGATGCATTTAAACTTAGCTATGTTGCTTGGGATTCCGAAATTGCCAGCACCAACTTGCTGAAATATGTGATGGAGAACAAACTGGGCTATAAAGTAAACGCCCTTCAGGTTGAAGCTGGACCGATGTGGACTGGCGTTGCCTCAGGTGACGTAGACGCTTCTCCAGCAGCTTGGCTGCCACTCACGCATGCTGACTACTGGGAACGTTACAAAGACCAAGTGGAAGATCTGGGAGCCAATATGACCGGTGTACGCACAGGTCTCGTTGTTCCTTCATACATGACGGACGTGAATTCGATCGAAGATCTGGAAACAGGTGCTGCTTCCTCCGCGCCAACGGCTAATGCCAAAGTAGGCGATGAAGTGAACCATCAGATCATCGGTATCGATCCAGGCGCCGGCATCATGAAATCCACAGCAAATGCAATTGAACATTACGGTCTGTCCAACTGGAACCTCGTTGAAGGTTCCGGTGCGGCCATGACAGCTACACTCGATAAAGCCTTCAAAAATGAAGAGCCCATTATCATTACGGGATGGACACCCCACTGGATGTTCAATCAATATGACCTGAAGTATCTGGATGATCCCGACAAAGTGTACGGTGATGCTGAAGAGATTCACACCATTGCACGCAAGGGACTGAAAGAAGATCAACCTGTTGCCTATGAATTCCTGTCCCGATTCCAATGGACCTCGGAAGAAATGGGCGAGATGATGATCGCCATCCAAGGTGGCACTTCACCAGAACAGGCAGCTAAGGATTATGCCGAAAAACATGCAGATCAAATTAGCGAATGGACCAAAGGTTTAACGCCGGTTAGTGGTAAAACCCTGCGTCTCGGTTATGTTGCATGGGACTCTGAAATTGCAAGCACCAACCTCCTGAAGTACGTGCTTGAGACGGAACTGGGTTATACTGTCAACGCCCTGCAAGTCGAAGCTGGTCCAATGTGGACCGGGGTAGCCACAGGTGATGTCGATGCTTCACCAGCTGCCTGGCTTCCGCTCACACATGCAGACTACTGGGATAAATACAAAGATCAGATCGATGATCTGGGTGCCAACATGACAGGTGTCAAAACCGGACTTGTTGTCCCGGCGTATATGGATATTCAATCCATTAACGATTTAAAAGATAATTAA
- a CDS encoding quaternary amine ABC transporter ATP-binding protein yields MTILEVKNVSKLFGPQTEQGLQLLEQGWGKEKLAKEKQITVGVNRVNMEIKQGEIFVIMGLSGSGKSTLVRMFNRLIEPTSGEILVHGKDLRKMNKEQLREVRRKTISMVFQKFALFPHRTVLDNVEYGLEIQKVDKAVRREKAKTSLELVGLKGWEDKMPDELSGGMQQRVGLARALANDPEVLLMDEAFSALDPLIRRDMQDELIELQDKMKKTIIFITHDLDEALRIGDRIALMKDGAVVQIGTPEEIMIQPANSYVARFVEDVDLSKVLTASHVMRRPETITLDRGPRVALELMRERGISNLFVIDRSKKLLGVITAEDASRAMRESKKLNDILITDGPTVPPETLIHELFEITSSAHVPLAVVGENGRLQGVIVRGALLGALSGEVAVKEELVNDSQNTTSVVD; encoded by the coding sequence ATGACCATACTTGAAGTAAAGAATGTAAGTAAACTGTTTGGCCCCCAAACCGAGCAAGGTCTACAATTACTAGAGCAAGGTTGGGGAAAAGAAAAGTTGGCCAAAGAAAAACAGATAACGGTTGGTGTCAACCGGGTCAACATGGAAATTAAGCAAGGTGAGATTTTTGTCATCATGGGACTTTCGGGGAGTGGTAAATCCACACTGGTTCGGATGTTCAATCGACTGATTGAACCAACGTCCGGCGAAATTCTCGTTCATGGCAAGGATCTACGTAAAATGAACAAAGAACAATTGCGCGAAGTACGTCGGAAAACAATCAGCATGGTATTCCAGAAATTTGCGTTGTTCCCGCACCGTACCGTTCTTGATAATGTGGAGTATGGACTTGAAATCCAAAAGGTAGACAAAGCTGTTCGCCGGGAGAAAGCAAAAACCTCACTTGAGCTGGTTGGCCTTAAAGGCTGGGAAGATAAGATGCCAGATGAACTGAGTGGTGGTATGCAGCAGCGTGTCGGCTTGGCTCGTGCGCTTGCCAATGACCCGGAAGTACTCTTAATGGATGAAGCGTTCAGTGCGCTTGACCCACTGATCCGCCGGGATATGCAGGATGAACTGATTGAGCTTCAGGATAAAATGAAAAAGACGATTATTTTCATTACCCATGACTTGGACGAAGCGCTGCGCATCGGCGATCGTATTGCCCTCATGAAGGACGGCGCTGTCGTGCAGATCGGTACTCCGGAAGAAATTATGATTCAACCGGCCAACTCATATGTGGCCCGCTTCGTCGAAGACGTGGACTTGTCCAAAGTCCTCACTGCATCACATGTTATGCGGCGCCCTGAAACGATTACGCTTGACCGTGGTCCTCGTGTTGCCCTCGAATTAATGCGCGAACGTGGTATTTCCAACCTGTTTGTCATTGACCGTTCGAAGAAATTGCTTGGTGTCATCACTGCAGAAGATGCGTCCCGTGCGATGCGTGAAAGCAAAAAATTGAATGACATTCTGATTACAGATGGACCAACGGTTCCACCTGAAACTCTGATTCACGAATTGTTTGAGATTACAAGTTCAGCCCATGTGCCTCTCGCTGTCGTCGGTGAGAATGGCCGTCTGCAAGGTGTTATCGTCCGCGGTGCCCTGCTGGGTGCACTTAGCGGTGAAGTTGCAGTAAAGGAGGAACTCGTGAATGATTCCCAAAATACCACTAGCGTCGTGGATTGA
- a CDS encoding Gfo/Idh/MocA family protein, whose protein sequence is MNIATIGTGFIVDAILSAIDEVDGVKCTAIYSRKRETAEPLADKYGVQTIYTDLNELYVDPKVDFIYIASPNSMHYEQAYQALQHGKHVVCEKPFTSTALEAQTLIELAREKNLFLFEAISNIHLPNYNKVKEQLSKLGNIRFIQCNYSQYSSKYNQLLAGETPNVFNPEFSGGALMDINIYNLHFVMKMFGSPDTVSYTANRHANGIDTSGVVVLKYPEFIAECVGCKDTSSMNFVLIQGEKGYIHVVGGANGCREIKVQIGQEPPEIINVQTQSNWLYYEWEAFRDIYSNQDNMRCDELLSHSHSVMNVLAEARKDAGVVFTADQV, encoded by the coding sequence ATGAATATAGCAACCATTGGAACAGGATTTATTGTAGATGCCATATTATCGGCAATAGATGAAGTGGATGGAGTGAAATGTACCGCAATATACTCCCGGAAAAGGGAAACAGCAGAGCCGCTTGCGGACAAATATGGGGTACAAACGATCTACACGGATCTGAACGAACTCTACGTTGATCCAAAGGTGGACTTTATTTATATCGCATCACCTAATAGCATGCATTATGAGCAGGCCTATCAGGCACTTCAGCATGGCAAACATGTCGTCTGTGAGAAACCTTTCACATCAACGGCATTGGAAGCACAAACGCTCATCGAACTGGCCCGGGAAAAAAATCTGTTCCTGTTTGAGGCGATCTCCAACATCCATCTCCCTAACTACAACAAGGTGAAGGAGCAGCTGTCCAAACTGGGGAATATCCGGTTTATTCAATGCAATTACAGCCAGTATTCGAGTAAATACAATCAGCTGCTTGCCGGGGAAACGCCAAATGTATTTAACCCTGAATTCTCCGGTGGTGCGCTGATGGATATCAACATATACAACCTTCATTTTGTCATGAAAATGTTTGGCAGCCCGGATACCGTATCCTATACGGCCAACCGACACGCCAATGGAATTGATACATCAGGGGTTGTGGTTCTGAAATACCCCGAGTTTATTGCGGAGTGCGTAGGATGCAAGGATACCAGCAGCATGAATTTTGTCCTGATCCAGGGAGAGAAGGGATATATTCATGTCGTGGGAGGAGCCAACGGGTGCAGGGAAATCAAGGTCCAGATTGGACAGGAGCCACCGGAGATCATCAATGTGCAGACACAGTCAAACTGGCTTTATTATGAGTGGGAAGCCTTTAGGGATATCTATTCCAATCAGGATAATATGAGGTGTGATGAGCTGCTGAGCCACAGTCACTCTGTAATGAATGTATTGGCAGAAGCACGCAAGGATGCAGGGGTTGTGTTTACGGCTGATCAGGTTTAA
- a CDS encoding DUF5050 domain-containing protein, with the protein MSKWFTGMQRKISTFLLFTLVTAAILGGGTAVQAASLNQSTVYYDSDGVLYKVSGDGSNTTEVLLDFQGVDLVAAGSHLYYTSSETSTTLLRVPNDGSRDTAETFATDVLRYDTDNGFIYYMDAKGSIYRASGDGEPSSVKKIADKADTDFPLLAVIKGRVYYNALLNGNTWVVSKATNGSGTVQRIAEGAVESSYFMNPAKNKLQLMVNTNPYETYYSTNAVVMYSVNYSTGKASAVNPKAKLDVNAVYSGGWSSSFYVYNKGISLDSNKDYNYATGKAFALTTSGKTFQLHSKSIREVGALGTDKAVIIDAAKKAYAKTVSGSKVTKTTNLNLSNVNYVADQLTNGTATLAYISGDNGLYAVNSALKVTKLVGDEWDTFHFRDDVPGMFYINAKDLYRLYHIQANGSSNNVLSEVFLDDILLITPN; encoded by the coding sequence ATGAGCAAATGGTTTACAGGCATGCAGCGCAAGATCAGTACCTTCCTGTTGTTTACACTGGTCACTGCAGCAATATTGGGTGGAGGAACTGCAGTACAGGCAGCCTCCCTCAATCAATCTACCGTGTATTATGATTCGGATGGTGTATTGTACAAAGTATCCGGGGATGGCAGCAATACGACAGAAGTTTTGCTTGATTTTCAGGGTGTTGACCTTGTAGCAGCAGGTTCTCACCTCTACTACACTTCATCCGAAACGTCCACCACACTGCTTCGGGTCCCGAATGACGGATCGCGCGATACCGCCGAGACGTTTGCAACGGACGTTCTGCGTTACGATACGGATAACGGATTCATTTATTACATGGATGCCAAAGGTTCGATCTATCGTGCGAGTGGTGATGGTGAACCATCTTCCGTCAAAAAGATCGCGGACAAAGCGGATACAGATTTTCCGCTGCTCGCTGTCATCAAGGGCCGTGTCTATTACAACGCGCTTCTTAACGGCAATACCTGGGTCGTCTCCAAAGCCACAAATGGCAGCGGAACGGTACAACGGATTGCTGAAGGCGCGGTGGAGAGCAGTTATTTTATGAACCCGGCCAAAAACAAACTGCAACTGATGGTTAACACCAACCCTTATGAAACGTACTACTCCACCAATGCGGTGGTCATGTACTCCGTTAACTACAGTACAGGCAAGGCGAGTGCTGTGAATCCAAAAGCCAAGCTGGATGTTAATGCAGTATATTCCGGTGGCTGGAGCAGCTCGTTTTACGTGTATAACAAAGGAATTAGCCTAGACAGCAACAAGGATTATAACTACGCAACAGGTAAAGCTTTTGCCCTTACGACTTCAGGCAAGACATTCCAGCTTCATAGCAAGAGCATCAGAGAAGTAGGTGCACTTGGCACAGACAAGGCAGTCATCATTGATGCAGCGAAAAAAGCGTACGCAAAAACCGTATCTGGTAGCAAGGTCACCAAAACGACCAATCTGAATTTGAGCAATGTGAATTACGTTGCGGATCAGCTGACCAATGGCACAGCAACACTTGCCTACATTTCCGGGGACAATGGTCTCTACGCTGTAAATTCGGCGCTCAAAGTAACTAAACTCGTCGGAGATGAATGGGACACCTTCCATTTCAGAGATGACGTACCCGGCATGTTCTACATTAACGCCAAAGACCTCTATCGTTTGTATCATATCCAGGCAAATGGATCGAGCAACAATGTGTTAAGTGAAGTCTTCCTGGACGACATTCTGTTGATAACACCAAACTAA
- a CDS encoding immunity 17 family protein — protein MQDQPVLLALVAIIAGIFSMVGGMKNWDWFMNTFQAGIFVKTIGRQAARVVYSILGVVLIAIGVLLFMIG, from the coding sequence ATGCAGGATCAGCCCGTTTTGCTTGCTTTGGTAGCGATCATCGCAGGGATTTTCAGTATGGTGGGCGGTATGAAAAATTGGGATTGGTTTATGAATACCTTTCAGGCTGGAATTTTCGTGAAAACGATCGGGCGTCAGGCAGCGAGAGTTGTCTATAGCATTTTGGGAGTAGTACTCATTGCCATTGGCGTGTTATTGTTCATGATTGGATAA
- a CDS encoding helix-turn-helix domain-containing protein: MNEQLPFISETSTLPLLSSMCRVRRGENFRVHGKTVSRPMLCLVLQGEGVLILNDQIHKARAHQLFVLEKGTTIEAASRSGITECILLSMDTVHLKQVRGEWKMNSDSCLPFQWSTGPMPVRHEQQMVSRIEQLYTAYQGIQQEHFINIHTQLHELLQYISENRLEANQEKVDPALERSIRYMHRFMGEGISMDQLAKIAGLTPSSYSRSFKKAKDMSPTDYLNRLRINEAKQQLQQEHCSIKDVAESVGYGNEYYFNRKFKQAVGIAPSIYMKREQLRIATASVLGLENNLSSLGLEAIATLNGFNDQELSDKDHQRRLTMQFNKLRQSKPDLIIADTHHEPYYDKLKSIAPTVLLEPVQDWKQIHARIAELVGREKQAMDHFKQLEFRTLDVGKRLQQFFDHERVTLVEVKPPMIRLQGSINHPLSDLLYTELRLQPAQIAPPEHQWVDYPTEHIPLLDTDHLFIHRLSMHPASEKLLRRLKQTSSWNRSPAVLGGNVHDISSWLMMSWTPSGRHRIMDELVHIAEQHAALSHAGLIGQL; encoded by the coding sequence ATGAATGAACAGCTCCCCTTCATTTCTGAAACCTCAACTCTACCACTCCTCTCTTCCATGTGCCGTGTGCGCCGTGGGGAGAATTTCCGTGTGCATGGCAAGACGGTTTCCCGGCCTATGCTGTGTCTTGTTTTGCAAGGAGAAGGTGTCCTGATCCTTAATGATCAAATACATAAAGCGCGCGCCCATCAACTATTTGTGCTAGAAAAAGGAACCACAATTGAGGCTGCCTCACGGTCCGGAATAACAGAATGTATTCTCCTATCCATGGATACGGTCCATTTAAAGCAAGTGCGTGGTGAATGGAAGATGAATTCAGATTCCTGTCTACCCTTCCAATGGTCCACCGGTCCAATGCCTGTTCGCCATGAGCAGCAGATGGTCTCGCGCATTGAACAATTATATACAGCCTACCAAGGCATTCAGCAGGAACATTTTATCAATATACACACCCAGCTCCACGAATTGCTGCAGTACATTTCCGAGAATCGTCTAGAAGCTAATCAAGAGAAGGTCGACCCTGCGCTGGAGCGTAGCATTAGGTATATGCACCGATTCATGGGTGAAGGGATAAGTATGGACCAGCTGGCCAAGATCGCCGGACTCACTCCGAGCTCATACTCCCGCAGCTTCAAAAAGGCCAAAGACATGTCACCAACGGACTACCTGAATCGACTACGGATTAACGAAGCCAAACAACAACTGCAGCAGGAGCATTGTTCGATCAAAGATGTCGCTGAATCCGTAGGTTATGGCAACGAATATTACTTTAACCGCAAATTTAAACAGGCCGTAGGCATTGCACCCAGTATATATATGAAGAGAGAGCAATTACGAATAGCGACGGCATCCGTACTGGGCCTGGAGAATAATTTATCCTCACTAGGGCTGGAAGCGATCGCGACTCTGAACGGATTCAATGATCAGGAACTGAGCGATAAGGATCACCAGCGTAGGCTAACAATGCAATTCAACAAGCTCCGTCAATCGAAGCCTGATCTGATTATTGCCGACACACACCATGAACCTTATTACGATAAACTGAAAAGTATTGCGCCAACCGTCCTACTTGAACCTGTTCAGGACTGGAAACAAATTCATGCCCGTATTGCCGAGCTGGTTGGGCGGGAGAAACAAGCCATGGATCATTTCAAACAGCTTGAATTCCGAACGCTGGATGTGGGCAAACGTCTGCAACAGTTTTTTGATCATGAACGGGTTACACTTGTCGAGGTTAAGCCCCCAATGATTCGGCTTCAGGGTTCCATCAATCATCCCCTGAGTGATTTGTTGTATACCGAATTGAGGCTGCAGCCTGCACAGATCGCTCCGCCAGAACACCAGTGGGTGGATTACCCCACCGAGCACATTCCTTTGCTGGATACGGATCACTTGTTCATTCACCGTCTCTCCATGCATCCGGCCAGCGAAAAACTGCTGCGACGACTGAAACAAACGTCCTCATGGAATCGTTCGCCTGCTGTACTTGGTGGCAATGTGCATGATATTTCAAGTTGGCTGATGATGAGCTGGACGCCTTCGGGACGCCACCGAATTATGGATGAACTAGTGCACATTGCAGAACAGCATGCAGCCCTCTCTCATGCCGGACTCATCGGACAATTGTAA
- a CDS encoding MurR/RpiR family transcriptional regulator — translation MEHSLLQKMKYAQQLTAQEKHIVDYILNNPEVVFESTAHELAQATYTSSSTVVRLCKKLGTQGYPDFQLKLALDYQRAPATITPLDHPYTELDDVRSAMDSVPYLYHQALQETRRLLNTSVMQRIANWVKESGRIDIYGSNMNYYLAQQACTKWNELGISAIAHNSPNMHYLNTMNPNISTLSFVISYTGENQSMIDAARILNEKKMNVVAVTGNNHSGLSRLATETLLTYGYNEQMRLSKMSSMVSVLYIFDILYMSSIRDKY, via the coding sequence ATGGAACACAGTCTGCTTCAAAAAATGAAATATGCACAGCAATTAACGGCACAGGAGAAGCATATTGTGGACTACATTCTGAACAATCCCGAAGTCGTTTTTGAATCCACGGCTCATGAACTGGCTCAAGCCACGTATACAAGCTCTTCAACCGTTGTTCGTTTATGCAAAAAGCTGGGTACCCAAGGGTACCCAGACTTCCAGTTGAAGCTTGCCCTCGATTATCAGCGGGCTCCTGCCACGATCACACCTCTGGATCATCCCTACACCGAATTGGATGATGTGCGTTCTGCAATGGATTCCGTACCTTACCTTTATCATCAGGCATTGCAAGAAACACGCCGTCTGCTGAACACTTCTGTCATGCAGCGAATTGCAAACTGGGTGAAGGAATCCGGCCGGATTGATATCTATGGCAGTAATATGAATTACTATCTTGCACAGCAAGCCTGCACCAAGTGGAATGAACTCGGCATATCCGCCATTGCACACAACAGTCCGAATATGCATTATCTGAACACGATGAACCCCAACATATCCACACTTTCCTTTGTCATCTCTTATACCGGGGAGAATCAATCGATGATTGATGCCGCCAGAATTCTGAACGAGAAAAAAATGAACGTCGTTGCAGTCACGGGCAATAACCATTCGGGCCTGTCCAGACTAGCTACTGAAACCCTGCTCACCTATGGCTACAATGAACAAATGAGACTTTCCAAGATGTCCTCCATGGTTTCTGTACTCTATATCTTCGATATCTTGTACATGAGCAGTATTCGTGACAAATATTAA
- a CDS encoding GbsR/MarR family transcriptional regulator has protein sequence MGLDHLQEEQQATVLRIRKRVIEAIGRNMDLYGVTLSTGHLYGLLFFADKPMTLDDMGREMEMSKTSMSTGVRTLLDLKMVNKVWNKGSRKDLYEVEYDWHQTFTDYFAIKWRKAVESNLQVLRKSVEELNRLIKDLDEHADAELLHILKEDKNKVLQAEAYYKWLDRLIDTMENEEIYKLVPREEIQDHS, from the coding sequence ATGGGCTTGGACCATTTACAAGAAGAACAGCAGGCAACCGTGCTTAGAATCCGTAAACGCGTCATTGAAGCTATCGGGCGTAATATGGATCTATACGGTGTTACGCTGTCCACGGGACACTTATATGGATTGCTTTTTTTTGCAGACAAACCAATGACCCTTGACGATATGGGCCGGGAAATGGAAATGAGCAAAACGAGCATGAGTACCGGCGTACGTACACTGCTGGATCTGAAAATGGTGAATAAGGTATGGAACAAAGGCTCACGGAAAGACCTATATGAAGTGGAGTATGACTGGCACCAAACGTTTACGGATTATTTTGCGATTAAATGGAGAAAAGCTGTGGAGAGTAACCTGCAGGTGCTGCGCAAGTCCGTTGAGGAGCTGAATCGATTGATTAAGGACCTGGACGAACATGCAGATGCCGAACTTCTTCACATTCTAAAGGAAGACAAAAATAAAGTGTTGCAAGCGGAAGCATATTACAAATGGCTGGACCGACTGATCGACACCATGGAAAATGAAGAAATCTATAAACTGGTTCCGCGGGAAGAGATTCAAGATCACTCTTAA
- a CDS encoding ABC transporter permease subunit: MNNHQAIKALVRKDIRAITASIQLWLPMLIVPLIVGVIMPALLIWMASRVEIRSIGNLGFLLDSLDLLSSSGQIPELASMPTDNHRIIYYLALYMFAPLFLIIPVMASSILTANSFAGEKERKTLEGLLFTPISMDTLFKGKVLAALIPSIMLSWITFLIYGVIANILMYPMFGAIMFPNWNWIILVLWVVPSCSLMVILLNVLISAKVRGFQEAYQLGGLVVIPLLALIAGQASGMLLISPVLLLLIGAALLLISLVLLRLVALWNSRQQLAESQI, encoded by the coding sequence ATGAATAATCATCAAGCTATAAAGGCACTTGTTCGCAAAGATATCCGGGCCATCACAGCCAGCATTCAGCTATGGCTTCCCATGTTGATCGTTCCGCTTATAGTCGGGGTTATCATGCCCGCCTTACTCATATGGATGGCCTCCAGAGTCGAAATCCGTTCCATTGGCAATCTCGGGTTCCTGCTCGACAGTCTTGATCTATTAAGCAGCTCGGGACAGATTCCGGAACTGGCCTCTATGCCAACAGACAACCATCGAATTATCTATTATCTGGCCTTATATATGTTCGCACCACTGTTTCTGATTATTCCAGTGATGGCCTCCAGTATTCTTACTGCGAACAGCTTCGCAGGCGAGAAGGAACGTAAGACGCTTGAAGGCCTTCTGTTCACACCGATCAGCATGGATACGCTGTTCAAAGGCAAAGTACTGGCTGCTCTGATTCCTTCCATTATGCTGTCCTGGATTACCTTTCTCATCTATGGGGTCATTGCCAATATTCTGATGTACCCCATGTTCGGAGCCATCATGTTCCCCAACTGGAATTGGATCATTCTCGTGCTGTGGGTGGTTCCGTCCTGCAGTCTTATGGTCATCCTGCTCAATGTGCTGATCTCGGCCAAGGTTCGTGGATTTCAGGAAGCTTACCAGCTGGGAGGCCTTGTCGTTATTCCACTGCTTGCACTAATTGCCGGTCAGGCAAGCGGAATGTTGCTGATCAGTCCCGTATTGCTGCTTCTGATCGGAGCTGCACTTCTACTCATCAGCCTGGTCTTGCTTCGTCTGGTTGCGCTCTGGAACAGCCGCCAGCAGCTGGCCGAGAGTCAGATCTGA